The Dioscorea cayenensis subsp. rotundata cultivar TDr96_F1 chromosome 18, TDr96_F1_v2_PseudoChromosome.rev07_lg8_w22 25.fasta, whole genome shotgun sequence genome includes the window TGAAGGATCACAGAGATGCCCTGCCACTGGAATTCCATCGACGGTTCAGAGTAATCATGGGTGACCTTCCCTAGCATTTGCAGCCATTGGATACCTAGAACCAAGTCCGGTCCTTCAATGGGGAGGACATAGAGATCCACCGAAAATGGGAGGCCCTGCATTTGCAACATGACCTGAGGGCAATAATAAGAGCATACTAGGTAGTCGCCATTACCTACGTACACTCGGAAAGGTGGAATGGTTTGAATGGGAAGTCTCAACGCCTCAGTGATGGTGGGTTTGATGAAGTTGTGGGTACTCTCGCTATCAATGAGAACCTGGTAATATTTCCCGGCTATCTCACCTCGCAGTCGGAGAGATCGGGGGTTCTCAGTTCCGGCCAGAGTGTTCAAACTGGAGATGTCACCTGTGACGAGCTCGGCCTCAAGTGTGGATTGTTCTTCAACCTCTTCCTCCTTGGGTTCCATaggttcatcatcatctactCCTAGAAGCGGGAAGAACTTGCTCCTCGACGATGACCCGAGGGCCAAACTTTTGGTCACAATTGAAGCAGAGCCCTTTTGCTCGGACGGTCCCGAGATTTCGGTTGGGGAAAGGCGTCGGATGGGTAGCGGGGTGGTGAGGTATGAGGGTGTTAATTTTTGAGGTGGGCACGGGGTCCGAGTGATTGGAGGTAATGCTAGTAGGGGAGCAGGTTGGGTTCTAGCAGGAGCTTGTAATGGTGGTGGGTGTTTTACTGGTAGAGGTGTGGCCGTGGTTTGTCGGGGTGACCATTTAATCCAAGATCGTGAATCGTTCTTGGTCTCCTCCGCGCGAGCTTCATATGCGTGAGCAAGCTCAAAAAGTCTCCATTAGGGTGGACGGCCGAGATAACCTCAATTCCACCGCTAACTCGGGAGCGCAACCCGGTGATGAAGAAGGAAATTAACAAGGGTTCAGGTATCCCACAGACTTTTGTTCATCGAGCTTCAAATTCGATTGGAATTCCGCCACCGTGCCAACCTGCTTAAGTTTGGATAGATTTCCTTGGTAGTCTTCGAACTTTGATGGACCAAACCGTTTCTGGATGTGTAGTAAAAACGTTGGCCAGGTAGTGATGAGGTTGTTAGCCTTCATCCATTGAAACCAGTCGGATGCTGGTCCCTCCATGAGAAATGATGCAAGGCGCAGACGAAGAGTCGCTGGGGTGTTATGAAGGCTGAAATATTCCTCAACTCGGAAGCACCATGTAGTCGGGTCGCTACCGTCAAACTTTGGAATGTCCACCTTCAGAGCACGGAGATATGGAGTAAAGTCTGATCCGCCAATCGTCGGTTCACCTGACTGCACCGGAGTAGACGGACTAAGCATCGGGTCCATTTGTTCCGTGCTGCCCAGAAACTGGTCGCGAAGATTGTCCATACGCCCCTCTACTTGTTGCACATATTGCTTGAGAGATTGGAAATCTACTGCCTGGCTTTGTAGTTGCGCTTGAATGGTCTTCAAAACCGCGAGCACATCTTGGTCCGCCATGGTTTGTGCCCCGATCAtctctcaacgaaagcaccaattGATACGACCCGATCCCAGTCGTACCAAATAAACACCGTTCGAGCCGGTGAAAGCTCCGGGAACAATGGTTAGGAGATGAGATAGGAGGAGAAGTGAAGATTCTCAGAGTTTCATTTCTTCATTCACTGCCTTTTACATACCTCCAACCTAGCTTATatccccaaaataaaaatacagagACCCTGCATATATTCCCAAACAAGCTAAAACGACAGCAACAAAAGCTGTGCTAACATcaaacccaagaacttctttcTGACAACATCGCATAGCATACCATGCTCCCACTATCCCCTGTCTGTTCTGTGATCACTCCACGTAGTTCACGAGCCAAGCTGGTCGCGCCTTGGTCCGAGTCCGTTTTTCTGTCGAAACTTCTTCCGTGACGCCTTGAGTTGGTTCCACCACACCTGACAACATCGGCTGAGTCGTATCATTATAACTTAATAGAGTGTGTATTGTGGACAAAAGTTCTAATAAATGTAACAGTATGCTACATCGATCTTGTCCTCGCTAATGCCTGACGATATTGATTCATGcgcttgtgtgtgtgtttgaggAATTGAGTTCATGAGGTTAATTATCAAcatttttactttaaatttgtATGTAGCTTGGATTTATTTTTCGTATGTAGTGATATCTGTATTTGCATTTATTGGAGCTTTAGATTATACTCTTGAATGGATGTTGAATTCAATTAGCCATCATAGGATAGAGTGACATCGGGGAATGGCATTTAGTGAAATATCCGGCTACCGAGGAGTGTATGCAAACTTATACACACCAGCAATCATCATCGGAGGAATACTTGCTCTGATTGCAACTGTGCTCTCTCTATGGCTAATTTTGCAACATCTCCGATCATACAATAACCCTGCAGTAAGTTTATTAGTATTTCtagaatatagaaaaaaattgaaatttatttctCAAATTGAATCTTTTTCAGGAACAGAAATGGGTAATTGGTGTATTACTTATGGTCCCTGTTTATGCCATTGAATCTGTAAGCACAAACTACTTTTTCTTGTGCATTTCACAAGTGACTCATGATGTATCCAGACTATGTCTTAAATGCACAATgtaaaagaaatgcaaatttgCTCAGTTGCTTCTTTTCAGGTGATATCCTTGTCAAcaccaaaattttctttaatctGTGATATCTTGAGAAACTGCTATGAAGCATTCGCCTTATATTCTTTTGGAAGCTATTTGGTTGCTTGCCTAGGTGAACTCTTTCTTCAATTTTATCGACTGATTTATTACTGATTCCTTATGTGGTTACATGCCGctcttttattaaaaagaaatctttTGATAAAAGTATATCCGGATAACTGCTTTCTTTGTCATGGAgaattatttgtgtatatattctcttttctttcagtTGCTTGTTTACTTCTCAGCAATTTGTTGCCAATTTGTTTCAACTAAGCATAAATTAAATGCTATTTCAGGTGGCGAAAGGGAAGTTATAAAATTGTTAGAGAATGAGGAAAGGAAAAATCTTCATGAGAAATTGATcgagaaaaaagagagaagagtaGGTCATGAGTTCTTTTGCAACCCAAGTGTGCTTGGAGAAGATCTGTACATTATAGTAAAATTCGGTCTCGTACAATATGTAAGTCAAGCAAAATCTTCACAATTTATATTGTATTTGTtgcgttttttttttatatagttaaaaTTGAACAGATGATCTTGAAGACATTGTGTGCTTTCTTATCACTAATTTTGgagatttttggattttatGGTGTCGGAGAATTCAAATGGTATTACGGGTACGTTTGAAAGCCAATCCCTCAAATCTTCGTATTTGTATCAATGTTTTGTACTCATTCTCTGAATTGATTTCAAATTGCATAATATAGGTACCCATATATTACGGTTGTCATAAACTTCAGCCAAATGTGGGCATTGTACTGCCTCGTCCAATTTTACGATGTAACACATCATAGGTTGCAGCGGATCAAGCCATTGGCGAAGTTCATCAGCTTTAAGGCCATCGTCTTTGCAACTTGGTGGCAAGGTGTCGGCGTTgctttaatatgttattttggCGTCCTACCGAAAGAAGAGAAGATCCAAAATGGGATTCAAGAGTTTCTTATTTGCGTAGAAGTAAGTTCATTTCTTCTTTGAGAATCGAAAGAAAGTAGtgatattttcatttatgttgtttgttttaaaCAGATGGCTATCGCAGCTAT containing:
- the LOC120282909 gene encoding protein LAZ1 homolog 2 encodes the protein MAFSEISGYRGVYANLYTPAIIIGGILALIATVLSLWLILQHLRSYNNPAEQKWVIGVLLMVPVYAIESVISLSTPKFSLICDILRNCYEAFALYSFGSYLVACLGGEREVIKLLENEERKNLHEKLIEKKERRVGHEFFCNPSVLGEDLYIIVKFGLVQYMILKTLCAFLSLILEIFGFYGVGEFKWYYGYPYITVVINFSQMWALYCLVQFYDVTHHRLQRIKPLAKFISFKAIVFATWWQGVGVALICYFGVLPKEEKIQNGIQEFLICVEMAIAAIAHIFVFSPEPYRYLPVSEDGNVITSVDSKAKRKLEEDDGEEKPAMVEETETHVEAPGTSITESVHDVFIGGGETVVKDVVLTISQAMEPVEKGVNKIQETFHHITLSSEKDEEEPNLEIKEHVKENIKDGVPEVITEEREVKKL